The uncultured Flavobacterium sp. genome contains a region encoding:
- a CDS encoding serine hydrolase, whose amino-acid sequence MKKIYLLLLFLLSLYSGYSQQKLKITYEQLKEYEGIYEYQNNTTLQIAASPKDTILYAIINESKYALKPSEKDVFLNMSQEKVTFLRDQSSIINGYSSDGKTFKLINKKVSFPKEMWYPRLNPKEFKYVYQQPKKDLDGLVTGSLDDTRLDKALLNEMMQKIVDGTYPNVHSVLIIKDGKLVFEEYFYEYNKAKLHELRSATKSFVSALTGIAIDKGYIKDKSETALSYFPDYTFKNLTDDKKQITIENLLTNQSGLDCDVSNPKSEGNETTMNYSDDWIQFTLDLPMIDVPGGKGMYCSGNPITMGKIIERATKMPLPEFAKQTLFKDLGIKNFKWNFKPDASSAETFCQVYLNSRDMAKFGLLYLNKGIWNGKQVVSKNWIEQSLSKHSVVQGVNYGYLWWLKFLNVDGVKYYGKAAQGNGGQKIYIWEDQNMITVITGGNFNLQSPSDEIIQKYILPSFNAKKQLN is encoded by the coding sequence ATGAAAAAGATCTATTTACTGTTGCTGTTTTTGTTGTCTCTCTATTCCGGATATTCACAACAAAAGCTTAAAATTACCTACGAACAATTAAAAGAGTATGAAGGCATTTATGAATATCAAAATAATACGACATTGCAAATCGCCGCTTCACCAAAAGATACGATTTTGTATGCGATTATCAACGAAAGTAAATATGCCTTAAAACCTTCTGAAAAAGATGTTTTTCTGAATATGTCTCAAGAAAAAGTGACATTTTTAAGAGATCAATCTTCGATTATTAATGGTTATTCTTCTGATGGAAAAACTTTTAAACTGATAAACAAAAAAGTCAGTTTTCCGAAAGAAATGTGGTATCCGAGATTAAATCCCAAAGAATTTAAATATGTCTACCAACAGCCAAAAAAAGACTTGGATGGTCTGGTAACGGGTTCTCTTGATGATACACGTTTGGATAAGGCATTATTAAACGAAATGATGCAGAAAATAGTCGACGGCACTTATCCTAATGTTCACAGTGTTTTGATTATTAAGGATGGGAAATTAGTTTTTGAAGAATACTTTTATGAATATAATAAAGCCAAGTTGCATGAGCTTCGTTCTGCCACAAAAAGTTTTGTGTCGGCTCTTACCGGAATTGCAATTGATAAAGGATATATTAAAGATAAAAGCGAAACGGCTCTCTCCTATTTTCCTGATTATACTTTTAAAAATCTTACAGATGACAAAAAGCAAATTACAATTGAAAATCTCTTAACCAATCAAAGCGGACTTGATTGTGATGTAAGCAATCCAAAATCAGAAGGAAATGAAACTACAATGAATTATTCTGATGACTGGATTCAATTTACACTTGATTTGCCAATGATTGATGTTCCCGGCGGAAAAGGAATGTATTGCTCCGGAAATCCTATAACAATGGGGAAAATTATCGAAAGAGCCACAAAAATGCCTTTACCTGAATTTGCTAAACAAACTCTTTTTAAAGATCTTGGAATTAAAAATTTTAAATGGAATTTTAAACCTGATGCTTCAAGTGCCGAAACCTTTTGTCAGGTTTATTTAAACTCTCGCGATATGGCAAAATTTGGTTTGCTTTATCTTAATAAAGGGATCTGGAATGGTAAACAAGTTGTTTCTAAAAATTGGATCGAACAATCGCTCAGTAAACATTCTGTGGTTCAAGGTGTGAATTATGGGTATTTATGGTGGCTTAAATTTTTGAATGTAGACGGCGTGAAATATTACGGAAAAGCAGCGCAAGGAAACGGCGGACAGAAAATTTATATTTGGGAAGACCAAAACATGATCACCGTTATTACTGGAGGAAATTTTAATTTACAATCGCCTAGTGACGAAATCATTCAAAAGTATATTCTGCCTTCATTTAATGCTAAAAAACAACTTAATTAG
- a CDS encoding glycoside hydrolase, translating into MRKIYISLLLITSSLSFAQRTAIISTDNVVQTMDGFGGSDAWRTQFVGKNWPEQKKNAIADLLFSKEIDAEGNPKGIGLSIWRFNLGAGSTEQGENSKVSDEWRRSECFLNADGTYDFSKQEGQRWFLQAAKKRGVDKFLIFTNSPPVFMTNNGLSFASQKNKMNLKDGAIPKFVDFLVQSIQGLEKKEGIKFDYISPINEPQWEWMPNNGDKNSQEGTPATNDEIYALTKSLSEKLKANKMSTEIVIAEAGQINYLYENVNGENRDNQIDYFFGKTKTNISKFSNVKNVILGHSYFTTWPVEKQVLSRKLIAASIKQNPGLKYWQSEYCILENPGEAEIPGGSGGGRDLGMQTALFVARLIHNDIAVANAASWQWWTSITRVDYKDGLIYLDDGKSKGGTEPNYVKNDGEFHDSKVLWALGNYSLFVRPGMLRVDVPNQNELDAANDVMLTAYKDTANKKLIVVAVNCGKSPQKYKFDLSKGTVKNNEFTPYITSENSNLKRTAIQKIDNIEIPAKSVVTFVGELQY; encoded by the coding sequence TATCTCGCTTTTATTGATAACAAGTTCGCTGTCATTTGCACAGCGAACTGCTATCATTAGCACAGATAATGTTGTACAAACCATGGACGGTTTTGGAGGTTCTGATGCCTGGAGAACTCAGTTTGTGGGTAAAAATTGGCCGGAGCAAAAAAAGAACGCCATTGCAGATTTACTTTTCAGCAAAGAAATTGATGCAGAAGGAAATCCAAAAGGAATAGGACTTTCTATCTGGCGATTTAATCTTGGAGCCGGAAGTACAGAACAAGGCGAAAACAGCAAAGTTTCTGATGAATGGAGAAGAAGCGAATGTTTTTTAAATGCTGACGGAACTTACGATTTTTCGAAACAAGAAGGGCAGAGATGGTTTTTGCAGGCAGCTAAAAAACGTGGTGTCGATAAATTTCTGATTTTTACAAATAGTCCGCCGGTTTTTATGACAAACAACGGATTATCTTTTGCATCTCAAAAGAATAAAATGAATCTAAAAGATGGTGCAATTCCAAAATTTGTCGATTTCTTAGTTCAAAGTATTCAGGGATTAGAGAAAAAAGAAGGAATCAAATTCGATTACATAAGCCCAATAAATGAACCACAATGGGAATGGATGCCTAATAACGGAGACAAAAACAGTCAGGAAGGAACTCCGGCGACAAACGACGAAATTTATGCTTTGACCAAATCACTTTCTGAAAAACTCAAAGCCAATAAAATGAGTACAGAAATTGTGATTGCTGAAGCCGGACAAATCAACTATTTATATGAAAATGTAAATGGCGAAAACAGAGACAATCAAATCGATTATTTCTTTGGAAAAACAAAAACGAATATTTCCAAATTCTCAAATGTAAAAAATGTCATTTTAGGACACAGCTATTTTACAACGTGGCCAGTTGAAAAACAAGTTTTAAGCCGAAAGCTAATCGCTGCAAGCATAAAACAAAATCCGGGATTAAAATATTGGCAGTCTGAATATTGCATATTAGAAAATCCGGGAGAAGCTGAAATACCGGGAGGTTCAGGCGGAGGAAGGGATTTAGGAATGCAGACCGCTTTATTCGTAGCACGTTTAATTCATAATGATATTGCGGTTGCCAACGCTGCTTCATGGCAATGGTGGACATCAATAACCCGTGTTGATTACAAAGACGGTTTAATTTACCTGGACGACGGAAAAAGCAAAGGAGGAACGGAACCGAATTATGTGAAAAACGATGGAGAATTTCACGATTCAAAAGTGCTTTGGGCATTAGGAAATTATTCTCTTTTTGTTCGTCCGGGAATGCTGAGAGTTGATGTTCCAAACCAAAACGAATTAGACGCTGCAAATGATGTAATGCTGACCGCTTATAAAGATACAGCCAATAAAAAACTGATTGTAGTAGCGGTTAACTGCGGAAAATCTCCCCAAAAATACAAGTTTGATTTATCAAAAGGAACCGTAAAAAACAACGAATTCACACCATATATAACCTCTGAAAATTCAAACCTAAAAAGAACAGCTATTCAGAAAATTGACAATATAGAAATTCCTGCAAAGTCAGTAGTGACGTTTGTTGGAGAGCTTCAATATTAG
- a CDS encoding YegP family protein, whose protein sequence is MGKFVITKRTNGEFQFNLKAGNGQTILTSEGYTTKAACLNGIESVKTNSQDDNRFDRKESSNGKPYFNLKATNGQIIGSSEMYESTAARENGIESVKTNAPSGTTDDQTA, encoded by the coding sequence ATGGGAAAATTTGTAATTACTAAAAGAACTAACGGCGAATTTCAATTTAATTTAAAAGCAGGTAATGGTCAGACAATTTTAACAAGTGAAGGCTACACAACAAAAGCTGCCTGTCTTAACGGTATCGAATCTGTGAAAACAAACTCACAAGATGATAATCGATTTGACAGAAAAGAATCCAGCAATGGAAAACCGTATTTTAATTTGAAAGCTACTAATGGTCAAATTATTGGATCAAGCGAAATGTATGAAAGTACGGCTGCAAGAGAAAACGGGATTGAATCAGTAAAAACAAATGCACCATCAGGTACTACAGATGATCAAACAGCATAA
- a CDS encoding DUF2911 domain-containing protein — translation MKNFNLLIIILLTAFSVNAQEVKFAPLDASPLDISYFPNKAVKFKKTDNPSPLIKVIYSRPSVKGRTIFGDLLKYGEIWRVGANENTEIKFYKAVTIGGTNIPAGSYSLFAIPEKDKWTIIINKDVDMWGAYAYDESKNIAKVSVPVKTVSTPIEALSIAFTSQGSVANLVIGWDKTTVEVPITIK, via the coding sequence ATGAAAAATTTTAATTTACTGATAATTATCTTATTGACTGCTTTTTCGGTTAATGCTCAAGAGGTAAAATTTGCTCCACTGGATGCTAGTCCGCTTGATATTTCTTATTTCCCAAATAAGGCTGTAAAATTCAAAAAAACGGATAATCCTTCTCCGCTTATTAAGGTTATTTATTCAAGACCTTCGGTTAAAGGGCGTACAATTTTTGGAGATTTACTTAAGTACGGAGAAATTTGGCGCGTTGGTGCAAACGAAAATACCGAAATCAAATTCTACAAAGCAGTTACCATTGGAGGTACAAACATTCCTGCTGGTTCTTATAGCTTATTTGCTATTCCTGAAAAAGACAAATGGACTATTATCATCAACAAAGATGTTGATATGTGGGGTGCTTATGCTTATGATGAAAGCAAAAATATTGCTAAAGTATCTGTTCCGGTTAAAACGGTTTCTACTCCAATCGAAGCTTTATCAATTGCTTTTACCTCTCAGGGTTCTGTAGCAAATCTGGTAATTGGCTGGGACAAAACAACTGTTGAGGTTCCAATTACAATTAAGTAA
- a CDS encoding glycoside hydrolase family 27 protein → MMKIKNKITLILGVVLVSICSNAQNKVFKKDDFKQWAQTPPMGWNSWDCYGPTVEEHEVKANADYMAKNLKKFGWEYIVVDIRWFVENDKAGGYNQTDPRYVIDQYGRYLPAVNRFPSAKDGQGFKPLADYIHKKGLKFGIHIMRGIPKKAVEDKLPIKGANGVTADQVYSTALQCEWLKDNYTIVADKSGAQEYYNSIFELYAQWGVDFIKIDDLSRPYHEGEINLIRSAIDKCGRKIVLSTSPGETPIEAAPHVTTHANMWRMVDDVWDTWPHITHLMDVAQKWYPYIAPGTWPDCDMIPLGRISVRGERGEDRMTRLTKDEQYTLITFFNIFKSPLFFGGDLPSNDAFTLSLLTNQNVVKMHNESTSVKQLFQKEGKIAVISKNAKDGSVYLALFNISDTALQNVSVNLSDLGISGETDVLNMWTNEKSKTTSTAISANLKPHSSVLYQLKSKK, encoded by the coding sequence ATGATGAAAATAAAAAATAAAATTACTCTGATTTTAGGAGTTGTTTTGGTATCAATTTGTTCCAATGCACAAAATAAAGTTTTCAAAAAAGACGATTTCAAACAATGGGCGCAAACCCCGCCAATGGGTTGGAACAGTTGGGATTGTTACGGACCAACGGTTGAAGAACACGAAGTAAAAGCCAATGCCGATTATATGGCAAAAAACCTAAAGAAATTTGGCTGGGAATATATCGTTGTTGATATTCGATGGTTTGTAGAAAATGACAAAGCAGGAGGTTATAACCAGACAGACCCGCGTTATGTAATCGATCAATACGGAAGATATTTGCCGGCTGTAAACCGTTTTCCGTCAGCAAAAGACGGGCAGGGATTCAAACCTTTAGCAGATTATATTCATAAAAAAGGATTAAAATTCGGAATCCATATTATGCGCGGAATTCCTAAAAAAGCCGTTGAAGACAAATTGCCAATAAAAGGCGCAAACGGAGTTACAGCAGATCAAGTTTATAGCACCGCTTTGCAATGTGAATGGTTAAAAGACAATTATACAATTGTTGCAGACAAATCGGGAGCACAGGAATACTACAATTCTATTTTTGAATTGTATGCACAATGGGGCGTTGATTTTATTAAAATTGACGATTTATCAAGACCGTATCACGAAGGCGAAATCAACTTAATTAGAAGTGCAATTGACAAATGCGGACGCAAAATTGTTTTAAGTACTTCGCCCGGAGAAACGCCAATCGAAGCCGCACCGCACGTAACCACACACGCTAATATGTGGCGTATGGTTGATGATGTTTGGGACACTTGGCCGCACATAACTCACTTAATGGATGTTGCTCAAAAATGGTATCCGTATATTGCACCGGGAACATGGCCGGATTGTGATATGATTCCGCTTGGACGTATTTCAGTAAGAGGAGAAAGAGGCGAAGACAGAATGACTCGTTTAACAAAAGACGAACAATATACATTGATCACGTTTTTCAATATCTTCAAATCACCGTTGTTTTTTGGCGGAGATTTACCAAGTAACGATGCTTTTACGTTATCATTATTAACGAACCAAAATGTGGTGAAAATGCATAACGAAAGCACATCCGTAAAACAACTTTTCCAGAAAGAGGGTAAAATTGCCGTGATTTCAAAAAATGCAAAAGACGGCAGTGTTTATCTGGCATTATTTAATATTTCAGATACAGCTTTGCAAAATGTTTCGGTAAATCTTTCTGATCTTGGAATTTCGGGAGAAACTGATGTTTTGAATATGTGGACAAACGAAAAATCTAAAACAACATCAACAGCAATTTCTGCAAATTTAAAACCGCATAGTTCTGTTTTATATCAATTAAAAAGTAAAAAATAA
- a CDS encoding family 43 glycosylhydrolase: protein MKKMHFSLVLFLSIFNFLQAQNIKGIPPVIAEKDLTAYLFVYFTGNSVEEEAVRFAVSADGYHYYHLNDNKPVLDSKTISSTGGVRDPHILRGNDGKTFYMVLTDMTSSKGWDSNRAMVLLKSTDLVNWKSSVVNIQTAFSRNENLKRVWAPQTIYDAKAGKYLIYFSLQYAGGPDKIYYAYANKDFTALESAPKLLFVPKSEKAYIDGDIIEKDGVYHLFYKTETETAGIKVATTTDLTSGKWTENDNYLQQTKDGVEGSSVFKLNNSDEYILMYDVYTKGKYQFTKTKDLEKFTVIDNDISMDFNPRHGTILPITRSELKRITDKWGMPANYPKVNNNPVLEGYYADPEILYSNKTKKYYIYPTSDGFDGWSGNYFKTFSSDNLKDWKDEGIILDLRKDVSWANRNAWAPCIVEKKIKGKYQYFYYFTAAQKIGVAVSDNPAGPFKDIGKALVSAKPKGVKDGQEIDPDVFTDPISGKSYLYWGNMYMAVAELNPDMVSIKTETTKVITVDDTFREGTYAIYRNGTYYFMWSEDDTRSPNYKVRYGTSKSPLGPIEIPKNNIVIQGKPDVGIYATGHNSVLQIPNKDEWYLVYHRFPYPTGIKMGDAAGFHREVCIDKLEFNPDGTIKEVIPTHSGIDAIK, encoded by the coding sequence ATGAAGAAAATGCATTTTAGTCTTGTATTATTTTTATCGATTTTTAATTTTTTACAAGCCCAGAATATCAAAGGAATTCCGCCTGTAATTGCAGAAAAAGATTTAACAGCCTATTTGTTTGTGTACTTTACTGGAAATTCTGTTGAAGAAGAAGCCGTTCGTTTTGCAGTAAGTGCCGATGGTTATCATTATTATCACCTCAACGATAATAAACCAGTTTTAGACAGTAAAACAATCAGTTCAACCGGAGGAGTTCGCGATCCGCATATTTTAAGAGGCAACGACGGAAAGACCTTTTATATGGTTTTGACCGATATGACTTCTTCAAAAGGCTGGGACAGTAATCGTGCGATGGTTTTGCTAAAAAGTACAGATTTAGTAAACTGGAAAAGCAGCGTCGTAAATATTCAAACGGCTTTTTCAAGAAACGAAAACTTAAAACGAGTTTGGGCTCCGCAGACTATTTATGATGCTAAAGCCGGAAAATATTTAATCTATTTCAGTCTGCAATATGCCGGAGGGCCAGATAAAATTTATTATGCTTATGCGAATAAAGATTTCACAGCTCTGGAAAGCGCGCCAAAATTATTATTTGTTCCGAAATCTGAAAAAGCCTACATTGACGGCGATATAATTGAAAAAGACGGAGTTTATCATCTTTTCTATAAAACCGAAACTGAAACAGCAGGAATAAAAGTTGCTACAACTACTGATTTAACTTCGGGGAAATGGACTGAAAATGATAATTATTTACAGCAGACAAAAGACGGAGTTGAAGGTTCAAGTGTTTTCAAACTAAACAATTCAGACGAATATATCCTGATGTATGATGTTTATACAAAAGGAAAATATCAGTTTACTAAAACCAAAGATTTAGAGAAATTTACCGTAATCGATAATGATATTTCGATGGATTTTAATCCGCGTCATGGAACGATTTTACCCATTACCCGCTCTGAATTAAAAAGAATCACAGACAAATGGGGAATGCCTGCAAATTACCCAAAAGTAAACAATAACCCGGTTTTAGAAGGTTATTACGCTGATCCGGAAATTCTGTATTCCAACAAAACAAAAAAATATTATATCTACCCAACAAGTGACGGTTTTGACGGTTGGTCTGGAAATTACTTCAAGACCTTTTCTTCAGATAATTTAAAAGACTGGAAAGACGAAGGAATCATTCTTGATCTTAGAAAAGATGTAAGCTGGGCAAATCGCAATGCGTGGGCACCTTGTATTGTTGAGAAAAAGATAAAAGGAAAATACCAGTATTTTTATTATTTCACAGCAGCACAAAAAATAGGTGTGGCAGTTTCTGATAATCCTGCAGGGCCTTTTAAAGACATCGGAAAAGCATTAGTAAGCGCAAAACCTAAAGGCGTAAAAGACGGTCAGGAAATTGATCCGGATGTTTTTACAGATCCGATAAGCGGAAAAAGCTATTTATACTGGGGCAATATGTACATGGCTGTAGCCGAATTAAATCCCGACATGGTTTCGATAAAAACGGAAACAACAAAAGTAATTACGGTTGATGACACGTTTCGTGAGGGAACTTATGCAATTTACAGAAATGGAACTTATTATTTTATGTGGAGTGAAGACGACACCAGAAGTCCGAATTATAAAGTAAGATACGGAACTTCAAAATCACCTTTAGGACCAATTGAAATTCCGAAAAATAATATTGTGATTCAGGGAAAACCAGATGTTGGAATTTACGCAACGGGACATAATTCAGTTTTGCAAATTCCAAATAAAGACGAATGGTATCTCGTTTATCATCGATTTCCGTATCCAACTGGAATTAAAATGGGAGATGCGGCAGGATTTCATCGTGAAGTCTGTATCGATAAATTAGAGTTTAATCCAGACGGAACGATAAAAGAAGTAATCCCAACACATTCTGGAATAGACGCAATTAAGTAA
- a CDS encoding copper resistance protein NlpE, which produces MKKLVLMFAISGLLMSCNKKIENTAGISTDTTSTIIDETENVIPKSDNLGQVAIYEGVLPCADCSGIKTVLKIYFGDGTMESHKFELSSTYQGKGPGNEFVQKGNYNTERGLEKDPDGTIYVLNYDKPEGEQLFYGYTAATPDKIFLLDNKRQIIKSKLNYSLTKK; this is translated from the coding sequence ATGAAAAAATTAGTGCTAATGTTTGCTATTTCAGGCCTGTTAATGTCTTGTAATAAGAAAATCGAAAATACAGCTGGTATTTCTACAGATACAACTTCGACAATAATTGATGAGACAGAAAATGTAATTCCGAAAAGTGATAACTTAGGCCAAGTAGCAATATACGAAGGGGTTTTGCCTTGCGCAGATTGCAGCGGAATCAAGACCGTATTGAAAATTTATTTTGGAGATGGTACTATGGAAAGTCATAAATTTGAATTATCAAGTACTTATCAAGGAAAAGGTCCGGGAAATGAGTTTGTACAAAAAGGTAATTATAACACAGAAAGAGGATTAGAAAAAGATCCTGACGGAACGATTTATGTTCTTAATTACGACAAACCAGAAGGAGAACAACTATTTTATGGTTACACTGCAGCAACTCCCGATAAGATCTTTTTACTGGACAATAAACGTCAAATAATCAAATCAAAACTAAATTATTCACTAACAAAGAAATAG
- a CDS encoding sugar-binding domain-containing protein has protein sequence MFTKKIILPVLLFSCLSAFSQISFGDSQKINDNWKFNLQETPDAKNTAFDDSKWQSVNVPHDWSVKGQLSPTLASCTGYLPGGIAWYRKSVNIPQSKSGEKVYLYFEGVYNRSEVFINGHSLGKRPNGYISFAYDATQYVKFGGENTISVRVDHSQSADSRWYTGSGIYRDVWLVYANPVHIGQWGVYAYPEVKNGTGTLNVEVDVENDSKTKSNLTIVNELISKDGKSVVKSSSKVEVAANQNGKISTKLSVKNPQIWDLENPNLYQLKTTVLKDGKQIDQTVTKTGFRTFTFDPNNGFALNGKWMKMKGVCLHHDAGVLGSAVPREVWETRLKTLKEIGVNAIRTSHNPQAPVFYELCDELGILVLNEAYDEWEFPKRKWLEGWNYGTPGFEGSFDIFAEYAEKDLEDFVRRDRNHLSVFGWSIGNEVDYPNDPYSHPVLDKGKEGFGQAAYGGYKKDAPDAMRLGAIAKRLVAAVKKYDKSRPTTAGLAGVAMSNETEYPGALDITGYNYTESKYQSDHEKYPNRVIFGSENVHDMDPWLAVKNNKHIFGQFLWTGIDYLGESGRWPSRGFYSGLVDFAGVIKPRGYFRQSLWSDKPMAYIGTYPLKNEKDISKDAWAIWNYKDGEKIRVVCYTNAAKARLELNGKVVGETKLYDEKNGIIYWDIPFTSGKLEVIGLDKNDKEVSRYAITTTQQPVELTIADKNITISKDKGVAKIMVQIKDQNGLPVMLSDNEVTCTINGPGILLGLEAGNNSDMTDYTDNVQRVFHGHIAAYIQSTGETQPIKVTFTSQWLKPVEVTVNVK, from the coding sequence ATGTTTACAAAAAAAATCATACTACCCGTACTTCTCTTCTCATGCTTATCGGCATTTAGTCAGATATCATTTGGAGATTCTCAAAAAATCAATGACAACTGGAAATTCAATCTTCAGGAAACTCCGGATGCAAAAAACACAGCCTTTGATGACAGTAAATGGCAATCTGTAAACGTTCCGCACGACTGGAGCGTAAAAGGACAATTGAGCCCAACGCTGGCAAGCTGTACAGGATATCTTCCGGGAGGAATTGCCTGGTATAGAAAATCAGTAAATATTCCGCAGAGTAAAAGTGGCGAAAAAGTCTATTTATATTTTGAAGGCGTTTACAACAGAAGTGAAGTTTTTATCAACGGACATTCTTTAGGAAAACGTCCAAACGGCTATATTTCTTTTGCTTATGATGCAACTCAATATGTAAAATTTGGAGGAGAAAATACCATTTCTGTTCGAGTAGATCACAGTCAAAGTGCCGATTCAAGATGGTACACAGGTTCAGGAATTTACAGAGATGTTTGGTTGGTATATGCAAACCCTGTTCATATTGGACAATGGGGAGTTTATGCTTATCCGGAAGTAAAAAACGGAACAGGAACTTTAAATGTTGAGGTTGATGTAGAAAACGATTCAAAAACAAAATCAAACCTTACCATTGTAAACGAATTGATTTCAAAAGACGGAAAATCTGTAGTAAAATCTTCTTCTAAAGTGGAGGTCGCAGCAAATCAAAACGGAAAAATTTCGACTAAATTAAGCGTGAAAAATCCTCAAATATGGGATTTAGAAAACCCCAATTTATATCAGCTAAAAACAACCGTTTTAAAAGATGGTAAACAAATCGATCAAACCGTAACAAAAACAGGTTTTAGAACTTTTACTTTCGATCCAAACAATGGTTTTGCCTTAAACGGAAAATGGATGAAAATGAAAGGAGTTTGTCTGCATCACGATGCTGGAGTTTTAGGCTCTGCCGTTCCTCGCGAAGTTTGGGAAACAAGACTAAAAACACTTAAAGAAATTGGTGTAAATGCAATCCGTACAAGTCATAATCCGCAAGCACCGGTTTTCTATGAACTTTGCGATGAATTAGGGATTTTAGTTTTAAACGAAGCTTATGACGAATGGGAATTTCCAAAACGTAAATGGTTAGAAGGCTGGAATTACGGAACTCCGGGATTCGAAGGTTCGTTTGATATTTTTGCAGAATATGCAGAAAAAGATTTAGAAGACTTTGTTCGTCGTGACAGAAATCATTTATCTGTTTTTGGATGGAGTATTGGTAACGAAGTAGATTATCCAAACGATCCGTATTCGCATCCGGTTTTGGATAAAGGAAAAGAAGGTTTTGGACAGGCAGCTTACGGAGGTTACAAAAAAGATGCACCAGATGCAATGCGTCTTGGAGCAATTGCAAAACGTTTAGTTGCAGCAGTAAAAAAATACGATAAATCACGTCCAACAACTGCCGGATTAGCTGGAGTTGCCATGTCTAACGAAACAGAATATCCGGGAGCTTTAGACATTACAGGATACAATTATACAGAAAGTAAATACCAATCAGATCACGAAAAATATCCAAACAGAGTCATTTTCGGAAGTGAAAATGTACATGATATGGATCCTTGGCTGGCGGTAAAAAACAACAAACATATTTTCGGACAGTTTTTATGGACAGGAATTGATTATCTGGGTGAATCTGGAAGATGGCCTTCAAGAGGATTTTATTCCGGTTTAGTTGATTTTGCGGGCGTTATTAAACCAAGAGGATATTTCCGTCAGTCATTATGGTCAGATAAACCAATGGCTTATATTGGAACTTATCCGTTAAAAAATGAAAAAGATATTTCTAAAGATGCGTGGGCAATCTGGAATTATAAAGACGGAGAAAAAATTCGTGTAGTTTGTTATACCAATGCAGCAAAAGCACGTTTAGAATTAAACGGGAAAGTGGTTGGTGAAACCAAACTTTACGACGAAAAAAACGGAATTATTTATTGGGATATCCCATTTACTTCAGGAAAATTAGAAGTAATTGGTTTAGATAAAAATGACAAAGAAGTAAGTAGATATGCAATTACAACAACTCAGCAGCCAGTTGAATTGACTATTGCAGATAAAAATATCACGATTTCTAAAGACAAAGGCGTTGCCAAAATAATGGTTCAAATAAAAGATCAAAACGGTTTACCTGTAATGCTTTCAGATAACGAAGTGACTTGTACGATAAACGGGCCGGGAATTTTATTAGGACTTGAAGCAGGAAACAACAGCGACATGACAGATTATACAGATAATGTACAACGAGTATTTCACGGTCATATTGCGGCTTATATTCAGTCTACAGGAGAAACACAACCAATAAAAGTAACCTTTACAAGCCAATGGTTAAAACCAGTTGAGGTAACGGTTAATGTGAAATAA